One window of the Entelurus aequoreus isolate RoL-2023_Sb linkage group LG18, RoL_Eaeq_v1.1, whole genome shotgun sequence genome contains the following:
- the LOC133633992 gene encoding lysophosphatidic acid receptor 2-like, which yields MDIRSDDTEGCYYNRTVKFFYEKSNKTISDHWRGRDYVVVTLGMTVCFIVIFSNLLVIGAILKNRRFHFPIYYLLGNLALADLFSGISYLHLMFHTGPWTIKLSKHQWFVRQALIDTSLTASVLNLLAVALERHQTIFQMQLHSKMSTRRVFVLMLLIWLVAIIMGLVPTMGWHCLCDLENCSTMAPLYSRSYLVFWAVLNLLTFSVMVGVYTRIFLYVRHKSEQMSRHTTQIRQRETVLKLMKTVSMILGCFVICWTPGLVVLLLDGLGCDKCKVLRYEKYCLVLAECNSLVNPIIYSFRDKDMRRTFKEILCCMFWRGGDHTSTSGVNFNSLEHENSKSRDVELMEKSNGTPLISNASEDRTQPLQSWN from the exons ATGGATATACGGAGCGACGACACAGAGGGCTGCTATTACAACCGCACCGTCAAGTTTTTCTACGAAAAGAGTAACAAGACCATCAGCGACCACTGGCGTGGCCGCGACTACGTGGTCGTCACGCTGGGCATGACAGTCTGCTTCATTGTCATCTTTTCCAACCTTCTGGTTATTGGGGCCATTTTAAAAAATAGACGCTTCCACTTTCCCATCTACTACCTTTTGGGTAACCTGGCCTTGGCAGACCTCTTCTCAG GTATCTCCTACCTCCACTTGATGTTCCACACGGGTCCGTGGACCATCAAACTGTCCAAGCACCAGTGGTTCGTGCGTCAGGCTCTCATCGACACCAGCCTGACCGCCTCCGTCCTCAACCTCCTGGCGGTGGCGTTGGAGCGCCACCAGACCATCTTCCAGATGCAGCTCCACAGCAAAATGAGCACACGGCGCGTTTTCGTCCTCATGCTCTTAATTTGGCTGGTCGCCATCATCATGGGCCTGGTGCCCACCATGGGCTGGCACTGTCTGTGCGACCTGGAGAACTGCTCCACCATGGCGCCGCTCTACAGCCGCAGCTACCTGGTGTTCTGGGCAGTCCTCAACCTCCTCACCTTCTCCGTCATGGTGGGCGTCTACACCCGCATCTTTTTGTACGTGCGGCACAAGAGTGAGCAGATGTCACGGCACACCACACAAATAAGACAACGTGAGACCGTGTTGAAACTGATGAAGACCGTCTCCATGATCTTGG GCTGCTTTGTGATCTGCTGGACACCCGGCCTGGTGGTGCTGCTGCTCGACGGCCTGGGCTGCGACAAGTGCAAAGTGCTGCGCTACGAGAAGTACTGCCTGGTGCTGGCCGAGTGCAACTCCCTGGTCAACCCCATCATCTACTCCTTCAGGGACAAGGACATGAGGAGGACCTTCAAGGAGATCCTCTGCTGCATGTTCTGGCGCGGCGGCGACCACACGAGCACGTCTGGAGTTAACTTTAACTCCCTGGAGCACGAG